The proteins below are encoded in one region of Candidatus Bathyarchaeota archaeon:
- a CDS encoding GYD domain-containing protein — MAIYILLSSLTSEGRKTIKERPERIKEVNKEVEKFGAKIIQQYATLGRYDFVNIVEAPNNDTITRVSIELGSRGTVHIMSMPAKTMDDFLTILKTTIA, encoded by the coding sequence TTGGCAATCTATATTCTTTTATCATCCTTGACTTCTGAAGGAAGAAAAACAATCAAAGAACGACCTGAAAGAATAAAAGAAGTAAACAAAGAAGTCGAAAAATTCGGCGCAAAAATCATCCAACAATACGCAACCCTTGGCAGATATGACTTTGTAAACATTGTAGAAGCCCCCAACAACGACACAATAACACGCGTATCAATCGAGTTGGGCTCCCGCGGAACCGTGCACATCATGAGCATGCCGGCCAAAACAATGGATGACTTTCTAACAATACTCAAAACAACAATAGCATAA
- a CDS encoding alpha/beta hydrolase → MLSGEIEDKIVSWRVLDIPVYGTLTVPTDKNIHGAVVFVAGSGPTDRDWCSPLLPGSKGSGKLLADALAKQGFITLRYDKVASGPHIRENITRLIGKISMQSHMQELEGAVETILAQENVDKNNLFVLTNSEGAIHAVNYQLQAKNNRFKGLVLTGAPGRSVGELGRSQIFEQIKNLPNAENIMKLYDDAIAEFLADKPVTIDASLPDLLKMVLGSLSTPANLPFSRELWMYCLPEQLARIVEPTLVVIGKKDIQVDWQIDGELLQKATSQNRSVSFAYPEHANHVLKHEETPKEQLNAQAATLNYNSPNTQLDTEAAEAIYNWLKKQVA, encoded by the coding sequence ATGTTAAGCGGAGAAATTGAAGACAAAATTGTGTCTTGGAGAGTTCTAGACATACCAGTGTACGGAACCCTGACTGTTCCAACCGACAAAAACATTCATGGCGCAGTAGTGTTTGTAGCTGGCAGTGGACCAACTGACCGCGACTGGTGCTCACCTCTTCTACCCGGAAGCAAGGGAAGCGGTAAACTGCTAGCTGATGCACTTGCCAAGCAGGGCTTTATCACACTGCGTTACGACAAAGTAGCATCTGGACCACACATTAGAGAAAACATAACCCGACTAATAGGCAAAATCAGCATGCAAAGCCACATGCAAGAACTGGAAGGCGCAGTTGAAACCATTCTTGCCCAAGAAAACGTCGACAAAAACAACCTTTTTGTATTAACCAACAGTGAAGGCGCAATTCACGCCGTAAACTACCAGTTACAAGCGAAAAATAATCGTTTTAAGGGTTTAGTGTTAACTGGAGCACCAGGCAGGTCAGTGGGGGAACTGGGACGTAGCCAAATCTTTGAACAAATTAAAAATTTGCCCAACGCAGAAAACATCATGAAGCTCTATGATGATGCCATCGCTGAATTTTTGGCAGATAAACCAGTAACGATTGATGCTTCTCTGCCTGACCTTCTGAAAATGGTGTTGGGTAGCTTATCGACTCCAGCGAATTTGCCGTTTAGCCGAGAATTATGGATGTATTGTCTTCCTGAGCAACTTGCAAGAATTGTTGAGCCCACATTGGTTGTGATTGGCAAAAAAGACATTCAGGTTGACTGGCAAATCGACGGCGAACTGCTGCAAAAAGCAACCAGCCAAAACAGGTCAGTATCTTTTGCTTATCCAGAACACGCCAATCACGTACTAAAACATGAAGAAACGCCAAAAGAGCAGCTAAACGCCCAAGCCGCCACCCTAAACTACAACTCACCAAACACTCAACTGGACACGGAAGCTGCAGAGGCAATTTATAACTGGCTCAAAAAACAAGTTGCCTAA
- a CDS encoding nickel/cobalt transporter, with protein sequence MSAIVEASIIGVIIIGLLHGLEPGHGWPLALLYSAKTTRPTFYAFVSSSILAAAHFISSIAVVVVYVVVSSFYDFSSPILTYIAAIVLVILGIRMLTEKVVSELEGQHGHFHDNTCDLTHLHEHTHDDLGNHTHEHTHPKRLNMSLWKLASCAFVLGFAHEEEFALLALAVGGVNPVLLMVAYGLAVAAALIAVTVLGIKMYERVKERIGKYERYIPKISGAILIIMAAAMLLGVL encoded by the coding sequence ATGAGCGCAATCGTTGAAGCATCCATCATCGGCGTCATCATCATAGGACTTCTTCACGGGCTAGAACCCGGACACGGATGGCCACTGGCGCTACTGTACTCAGCAAAAACCACGCGCCCAACATTTTACGCCTTTGTCAGCTCAAGCATTTTGGCGGCTGCACATTTCATCTCATCCATAGCCGTCGTGGTCGTCTACGTGGTGGTTAGCTCATTTTACGATTTCTCAAGCCCAATTTTAACCTACATCGCCGCCATAGTCTTGGTGATTTTAGGTATTCGCATGTTAACAGAGAAGGTTGTTTCCGAGCTTGAAGGGCAACACGGGCACTTCCACGATAACACCTGCGACTTAACCCACCTTCACGAACACACTCACGACGACCTTGGCAATCACACACACGAGCACACACATCCCAAACGCCTCAACATGAGTCTTTGGAAGCTGGCAAGCTGCGCGTTTGTGTTGGGGTTTGCGCATGAGGAAGAGTTTGCATTGTTAGCTTTGGCGGTTGGCGGCGTTAATCCCGTGTTGTTGATGGTTGCGTATGGGTTAGCGGTGGCTGCGGCGCTTATCGCGGTGACTGTTTTGGGCATAAAAATGTACGAACGCGTCAAAGAACGCATCGGCAAATATGAGCGGTATATTCCTAAAATCAGCGGTGCAATCCTCATCATAATGGCAGCTGCCATGCTTCTTGGAGTTCTATAA
- a CDS encoding ATP-binding cassette domain-containing protein encodes MLFRVENLVHQYSDGTTALDNVTLGFEKGERIALLGTNGSGKTTLLNHFNGILKPTSGNIYFEEQPLQYSGKGLLELRRRVGFVFQDPNDQLFAPTVKQDVAFGPLNLGIAPEQVKKIVVDALQVVGMAEFEEKPPHFLSLGQKKRVALAGVLAMEPEIIIMDEPTSNLDPRATSEILHLLLQLNKEKDITLLLATHDVDMVPLFATKMFILNRGKLVSEGTPKETFSDSELIRKVNLRSPRLTHLFEVLKTEDNLPIGEALPLTISESRKAILKLLNDNNTQTTKNESK; translated from the coding sequence ATGCTGTTTAGAGTAGAAAATCTTGTACATCAGTATTCAGATGGAACAACCGCATTAGATAACGTTACATTGGGTTTTGAGAAAGGTGAGCGTATCGCACTTTTGGGTACGAACGGTTCAGGAAAAACCACGCTCCTCAACCACTTCAACGGCATCCTAAAACCCACATCAGGCAACATTTACTTCGAAGAACAACCCCTACAATACAGCGGCAAAGGCTTGCTTGAACTACGACGCCGCGTAGGATTTGTTTTCCAAGACCCAAACGACCAACTCTTCGCCCCCACCGTAAAACAAGACGTTGCGTTTGGTCCTCTAAACCTTGGGATTGCGCCCGAGCAGGTCAAAAAAATCGTTGTAGATGCCTTGCAAGTTGTTGGTATGGCAGAGTTTGAAGAAAAACCGCCGCATTTTCTTAGTCTCGGGCAAAAGAAACGGGTTGCTCTTGCGGGTGTTTTGGCGATGGAGCCAGAAATCATCATCATGGATGAACCAACCTCTAATCTTGACCCTCGAGCCACCAGCGAAATCCTGCACTTGCTCTTGCAGCTAAACAAGGAAAAGGACATAACGCTTCTGCTGGCAACCCACGACGTGGACATGGTGCCATTGTTTGCAACGAAAATGTTTATTCTAAACAGGGGTAAACTGGTTTCTGAGGGTACCCCTAAAGAAACTTTCTCTGATAGTGAGCTGATTAGGAAAGTGAATTTACGTTCGCCACGCCTAACGCACCTCTTTGAGGTTTTGAAAACCGAAGACAATTTGCCCATTGGAGAGGCTTTGCCTTTAACGATTAGTGAATCCCGAAAAGCCATCCTCAAACTCCTAAACGACAACAACACTCAAACAACTAAGAATGAAAGCAAATGA
- the cbiQ gene encoding cobalt ECF transporter T component CbiQ: MAHSDYYAQIDRYAYTNKIAKCSPITKAFFALTTLIVTVCSQTIIVPIIVFCIFTTLTLGYVRIKPHFYLDLLAYPTFMVGLTCIILGLFWGSGGTPFAQVTFPWFTWTIFKEGITFALTIFLRVQGAISCLFFLVLTTSIMDLSIILRRAHVPQVLTEISLLIYRYIFVFLEVAAQMTTAQTMRMGKGGWIKKIRGLALLASNLFIRMLEQGERTFVAMNARGYDGTIHVLEDLPKPNLVVLAAIVLFEVCLVAGVFLTLNMGVVL; the protein is encoded by the coding sequence ATGGCTCATAGCGACTACTACGCCCAAATCGACAGATACGCATACACAAACAAAATAGCCAAATGTAGCCCCATAACCAAGGCTTTTTTTGCCTTAACCACCTTAATTGTGACGGTTTGTTCTCAAACAATCATTGTGCCAATCATAGTTTTTTGCATATTCACAACTTTAACTTTGGGTTATGTACGAATAAAACCTCACTTCTACCTTGACCTGCTCGCTTACCCCACTTTTATGGTTGGGTTAACCTGCATAATTCTCGGTTTATTCTGGGGTTCAGGCGGCACACCCTTTGCACAAGTGACCTTTCCATGGTTCACATGGACAATTTTCAAAGAAGGCATAACCTTTGCCTTAACCATATTCCTAAGAGTCCAAGGCGCCATTTCCTGCCTGTTCTTCTTAGTCCTAACCACATCAATAATGGACCTAAGCATAATCCTAAGACGCGCCCATGTTCCACAAGTACTAACAGAAATATCCCTGCTAATCTACCGATACATCTTCGTGTTCCTAGAAGTCGCCGCACAAATGACTACTGCCCAAACCATGCGAATGGGCAAAGGCGGCTGGATAAAAAAAATCCGCGGCTTAGCCCTGCTTGCAAGCAACCTTTTCATTCGAATGCTAGAGCAAGGTGAGCGCACGTTTGTGGCGATGAATGCACGGGGTTATGATGGAACCATTCATGTTCTTGAGGACTTACCTAAACCAAACTTGGTTGTACTTGCGGCGATTGTGCTGTTTGAGGTTTGTCTTGTGGCTGGCGTCTTTTTAACATTAAACATGGGAGTCGTATTGTAA
- a CDS encoding energy-coupling factor ABC transporter substrate-binding protein, with translation MNSKHYLVLIAVCIIIFVIPLIIAPNAEYGGADGAADDAITDAGYEPWFSPIWEPPSGEIESLLFALQAAIGAMIIGYFVGYERGKRVKKEIKDTQ, from the coding sequence ATGAACAGCAAACACTATCTCGTCTTGATTGCTGTTTGCATCATTATCTTTGTCATTCCATTGATTATTGCTCCAAACGCAGAATATGGCGGAGCAGACGGTGCTGCAGACGACGCAATTACTGATGCAGGATATGAACCATGGTTTAGTCCCATTTGGGAACCCCCAAGCGGTGAAATCGAAAGCCTACTGTTTGCGCTGCAAGCAGCAATCGGTGCCATGATCATAGGCTACTTCGTCGGGTATGAACGAGGAAAAAGAGTGAAAAAAGAAATAAAGGACACCCAATAG
- a CDS encoding energy-coupling factor ABC transporter permease, with product MHIMEGVLPHPWWEIWFIISIPIVIYGIYRISKVTKAVPESKPLLALMGAFIFVLSALKLPSVTGSCSHPTGAGLSAVIVGPGITAVLSLIVLTFQALLLAHGGLTTLGANLFSMGIAGPFLAYGIWIACKKLNVPRHIGIFLAATFGDLFTYVVTSFQMALALPVAGGFVDSFLLFGGIFAVTQIPLAIGEGILAVILFDFLSKYKGQLLAALKVIKLPGKGAKEAKQ from the coding sequence ATGCACATAATGGAAGGCGTTCTACCCCACCCATGGTGGGAAATATGGTTCATAATCTCAATACCAATCGTAATATACGGAATCTACAGAATATCCAAAGTAACAAAAGCAGTCCCCGAGTCAAAACCGCTGCTCGCACTAATGGGTGCATTCATCTTTGTCCTATCAGCACTCAAACTACCCTCCGTAACAGGCAGCTGCTCACACCCCACAGGCGCAGGCTTATCCGCTGTAATCGTTGGACCCGGCATAACCGCGGTGCTCTCGCTTATCGTCCTAACTTTCCAAGCTCTACTACTGGCACACGGAGGCTTAACAACTCTTGGCGCAAACCTCTTCTCAATGGGTATAGCAGGTCCATTTCTAGCATACGGCATATGGATAGCATGCAAAAAACTCAACGTTCCACGTCACATAGGCATATTCTTAGCAGCAACATTCGGCGACTTATTCACATACGTTGTCACATCATTCCAGATGGCATTGGCACTCCCTGTAGCTGGCGGATTTGTCGATAGCTTCCTACTGTTCGGCGGCATATTTGCAGTAACACAGATTCCCTTAGCAATCGGTGAAGGCATACTGGCAGTAATACTCTTTGACTTCCTGTCAAAATACAAAGGTCAACTGTTAGCTGCACTCAAAGTGATAAAGCTACCTGGTAAAGGCGCAAAGGAGGCAAAGCAATGA
- a CDS encoding winged helix-turn-helix transcriptional regulator, translated as MHKKLDPLLRDKGEFTRFQILLEVMCNQPHIKQKDISDKLGITIQAVSKYFKKLQKEGYLESGDERANYHLTPKAVAKLKDDLRNMENYTNTIKNQIKIERAWPAIATEPVKAEQEVGLVMKEGVMYTVPIGSTVTDAKAITLSDAKAGEDLGLKDMQGKVKVKQGKILIVKLPSIRKGGSRAVDLEKVKELYDEFKPDRIGVMGAVGRAVLAKLGLKADIEFGISRSAAIAASRGLDIFVLVVGRMSNRMTQEIENINMKNITKITYEVRDAKIIQTPEDALTR; from the coding sequence ATGCACAAGAAACTCGACCCCCTACTACGAGACAAAGGAGAATTCACCAGATTTCAAATTCTCCTAGAAGTCATGTGCAACCAACCTCACATTAAACAAAAAGACATCAGCGACAAACTTGGTATAACCATTCAAGCTGTGAGTAAGTATTTTAAAAAACTCCAAAAAGAAGGCTACCTCGAATCAGGCGACGAACGCGCAAACTACCACCTAACACCCAAAGCAGTAGCAAAACTCAAAGACGACCTAAGAAACATGGAAAACTACACCAACACCATCAAAAACCAAATAAAAATAGAACGCGCCTGGCCAGCAATCGCAACCGAACCTGTAAAGGCAGAACAAGAAGTAGGGTTAGTCATGAAAGAAGGCGTCATGTACACTGTACCTATAGGCAGCACAGTTACTGATGCTAAAGCCATAACGCTCTCCGACGCCAAAGCAGGCGAAGATTTAGGCTTAAAAGACATGCAAGGCAAAGTCAAAGTCAAGCAAGGTAAAATCCTAATTGTTAAGCTGCCCAGCATACGCAAAGGCGGTTCACGTGCAGTAGACCTCGAAAAAGTTAAAGAGTTATATGACGAGTTCAAACCCGACCGTATAGGCGTTATGGGTGCTGTGGGGCGCGCTGTTCTAGCCAAACTGGGCTTAAAAGCAGACATCGAATTTGGAATCAGTCGCTCCGCCGCAATCGCTGCTTCAAGGGGATTGGATATTTTTGTGCTGGTAGTTGGTAGGATGAGCAACCGCATGACACAGGAAATTGAAAACATTAACATGAAAAATATTACCAAAATAACTTATGAGGTGCGGGACGCCAAAATCATTCAGACGCCAGAAGACGCCCTAACTCGTTAA
- a CDS encoding alpha/beta hydrolase, which yields MNGQVLSLPDGRKLGYLVVGSGQPVVYFHGTASSRLEALLLKKLAEDAQLQIISIDRPGYGLSSFKHRKSLQDFNVDVNYVTSHLGIRQFAVLGWSGGGAFALAYLSFFPKKVTNAVIVGAPSLPFDASTAHDVPFARYLMKFPFIGRIAMKGLRRQLLRANGDLKVFLRTPQGRQLLHGCSQRDLEFFSDSAWMPLMYQSMVEAFRQDVDSTVEEHKLFLKPWTLPFSRVPPGKLHIWHGEQDKTCRVSNAYAIALAVSADLEIFTGKGHCVMFDNLNELGRLLASE from the coding sequence TTGAACGGACAAGTCCTATCTTTGCCTGACGGGCGCAAACTCGGCTACCTAGTAGTGGGTTCGGGGCAGCCTGTGGTGTATTTTCATGGAACCGCCAGCAGCCGCTTAGAAGCTTTACTGCTAAAAAAATTAGCCGAAGATGCTCAACTGCAAATAATCAGTATTGACCGTCCAGGCTATGGCTTATCCAGCTTTAAGCACCGAAAAAGCCTGCAAGACTTCAACGTAGACGTCAACTATGTCACTAGCCATTTGGGCATTAGGCAATTTGCAGTGCTAGGTTGGTCTGGCGGCGGCGCCTTTGCTCTTGCGTACCTTTCTTTTTTTCCAAAAAAAGTAACCAATGCAGTAATCGTTGGTGCACCATCATTGCCTTTTGATGCCTCAACTGCGCATGATGTACCCTTCGCCCGTTACTTAATGAAATTTCCCTTTATTGGGCGTATAGCTATGAAGGGGCTTCGCCGTCAACTGCTCAGGGCAAATGGTGATTTAAAGGTTTTTTTGCGGACGCCACAGGGCAGGCAACTGCTTCATGGTTGTTCACAGAGGGATTTAGAATTTTTTTCTGATTCTGCATGGATGCCCCTGATGTATCAGTCGATGGTGGAGGCTTTCCGTCAGGATGTAGACTCAACTGTTGAGGAGCATAAGCTTTTCTTAAAACCATGGACTTTGCCTTTTTCCCGTGTTCCACCTGGGAAACTGCATATTTGGCATGGTGAACAGGACAAAACCTGCCGAGTAAGTAACGCCTACGCGATTGCTCTTGCGGTGTCTGCGGATTTGGAGATTTTCACCGGGAAGGGTCACTGTGTCATGTTTGATAATCTTAACGAGTTAGGGCGTCTTCTGGCGTCTGAATGA
- a CDS encoding ABC transporter permease yields the protein MNALSDIYAVLWVDLRNMRRHWKSTVATSLMLPLLYLVAFGYGLGRDLTVDNINYLAFVIPGIVALTAFSISFNGAASKLQVDKFFYKSFDELLMSPVSLESIVIGKALIGVIRGMISSLAVLAVGFVLVPTLAISPLFFVMLLLSCFVFGLFGVLIALVITSHQGMSTFSTLVILPMTFLCGTFFSLNQLPEVAKAALYLLPLTHASELLRATVLDQAFPWLAFVGLCIFGVIFFVGCMVSLKKSSV from the coding sequence ATGAACGCACTAAGTGATATTTATGCGGTGCTTTGGGTAGATTTGCGTAACATGCGCCGCCACTGGAAAAGCACAGTTGCCACCAGCCTCATGTTGCCGTTATTGTACTTGGTTGCTTTCGGCTACGGGCTAGGGCGTGACTTGACTGTGGATAACATTAACTATCTAGCCTTTGTTATCCCCGGTATCGTAGCGTTAACGGCGTTTTCAATCAGCTTTAACGGCGCCGCCTCAAAACTGCAAGTTGACAAATTCTTCTACAAAAGCTTTGACGAACTGCTCATGTCACCTGTAAGCTTAGAATCCATCGTTATAGGCAAAGCCCTAATCGGAGTCATCAGAGGCATGATTAGCTCACTTGCCGTACTCGCTGTGGGCTTCGTACTCGTTCCCACCTTAGCAATCAGCCCGCTCTTCTTTGTGATGCTACTGCTTTCCTGCTTCGTATTTGGCCTGTTTGGAGTGTTGATTGCGTTGGTTATCACTTCACATCAGGGCATGAGCACTTTTAGCACACTGGTGATACTGCCGATGACTTTTCTGTGCGGAACCTTCTTCTCACTAAATCAACTGCCTGAAGTTGCAAAAGCAGCCCTGTACCTGTTGCCTTTGACACATGCAAGCGAACTGTTAAGGGCAACTGTGCTGGACCAAGCGTTTCCTTGGTTGGCATTTGTGGGGCTTTGTATTTTCGGCGTGATTTTCTTTGTGGGTTGCATGGTATCTCTTAAGAAAAGCAGCGTGTAA
- a CDS encoding ABC transporter ATP-binding protein, whose protein sequence is MIDCIYTENLTKNYGTVKAINNLDLLVHSGEIFGFLGPNGAGKTTTIRVLTTLTQPTSGFASVGGFDVTKQSGEVKKVIGVVQQHLSLDRDLTVRENMEFHARIHHIEASKRKARIAELLEYVELTDSADKMVDMLSGGMKKKAAIVCSLLHEPKLLFLDEPTVGLDAQARRRLWDLMRRLNSDGTTIFLTTHYIEEAEVLCDRVGIMHHGRLIAVDKPLELRRKLGSIVVETLDANKKTNYQFFADREAANSYVKTVSSEAKTVIIRDSNLEDVFIEQTGEKVGDQ, encoded by the coding sequence GTGATTGATTGTATTTACACTGAAAACCTAACAAAAAACTATGGAACCGTTAAAGCCATAAACAATCTGGACCTGCTGGTGCATAGCGGAGAAATTTTTGGTTTTCTGGGACCCAACGGTGCAGGAAAAACAACAACCATCCGTGTCTTAACCACCCTAACTCAGCCAACTTCAGGATTTGCCTCTGTTGGCGGTTTTGATGTTACAAAGCAATCTGGCGAAGTCAAAAAAGTAATTGGTGTTGTGCAGCAGCATTTGAGTTTGGACCGTGACTTGACCGTTAGGGAAAACATGGAGTTTCATGCTCGCATACACCATATTGAGGCTTCTAAACGAAAAGCCCGCATAGCTGAGTTGCTCGAGTACGTGGAGTTAACTGATTCTGCCGATAAAATGGTGGATATGCTCTCGGGTGGAATGAAAAAGAAAGCTGCTATCGTTTGTAGCTTGCTTCATGAACCTAAACTGCTGTTTTTAGATGAACCCACGGTTGGGTTGGATGCTCAAGCAAGACGGCGTTTGTGGGATTTAATGCGTCGCCTCAACAGTGATGGAACAACAATTTTCCTCACAACTCATTATATTGAAGAAGCCGAGGTTCTTTGCGACCGTGTAGGCATAATGCATCATGGACGCTTAATTGCTGTTGATAAGCCCCTTGAGCTTCGCAGAAAACTGGGTTCAATTGTGGTTGAAACGCTTGATGCGAATAAAAAAACTAATTATCAGTTTTTTGCTGACCGTGAAGCCGCAAACAGTTACGTTAAAACCGTGTCCTCAGAAGCTAAAACCGTTATCATCCGTGACTCTAACCTTGAGGACGTGTTTATTGAACAGACCGGCGAGAAGGTGGGTGACCAATGA
- a CDS encoding adenosylcobinamide amidohydrolase, whose product MEKNRTMKSTRFKETKLNLQFKEADAKVIYHQYDGIILNTTLVSFGEKRRVLSTLDGVKRVSNVANVYVPGALSNKTMCLTEYAKFVRRLPSTLGIRRSNITFISTGVDMEKVAFCEQSFEDLHVCCIATGGARNNALRAGVDKGLWTEKEEAFQAKPGTINILILTNAYLTWGAMARALVTATEGKTAALQDLNYRSTPTPKVGATGTGTDNMIIVSGVDPKILIRHTGGHTKMGELIGFTAKTAVAEALKKHDN is encoded by the coding sequence TTGGAGAAAAATAGAACGATGAAGTCTACAAGATTCAAAGAAACCAAATTGAATTTGCAATTTAAAGAAGCAGATGCCAAGGTAATCTACCATCAATATGACGGCATAATCTTAAACACAACACTTGTTTCGTTTGGCGAAAAACGACGAGTGCTCTCAACACTTGATGGAGTCAAACGAGTAAGCAACGTAGCAAACGTGTACGTTCCAGGTGCCCTATCTAACAAAACAATGTGCTTAACCGAATACGCCAAATTCGTCAGGCGCCTGCCCTCAACTTTAGGAATCCGCCGTAGCAACATTACCTTCATAAGCACAGGTGTGGACATGGAGAAAGTGGCTTTCTGTGAACAATCATTTGAAGATCTCCATGTTTGCTGTATTGCAACTGGTGGTGCACGAAATAATGCGCTCCGAGCAGGTGTGGATAAGGGTCTTTGGACTGAAAAAGAAGAGGCTTTTCAAGCTAAACCCGGTACCATAAACATCCTAATCTTAACCAACGCGTACTTGACTTGGGGTGCCATGGCGCGGGCACTTGTGACTGCTACGGAAGGCAAAACCGCTGCGCTTCAAGACTTAAATTATAGAAGCACACCTACTCCTAAGGTAGGTGCTACGGGCACAGGAACCGATAACATGATTATTGTTTCAGGTGTTGACCCAAAAATTCTGATTCGCCACACAGGTGGACACACCAAAATGGGCGAGCTTATAGGGTTTACCGCTAAAACTGCTGTAGCAGAAGCATTAAAAAAACATGACAACTAA